Proteins found in one Cyprinus carpio isolate SPL01 chromosome B10, ASM1834038v1, whole genome shotgun sequence genomic segment:
- the sytl2a gene encoding synaptotagmin-like protein 2 isoform X2, which translates to MIDLSYLTEEEQEMILAVLKRDAELKKLEEQRVKQLRKTERDRSRLKYLTGEWFYETKNHRHRDRIHGSDIIRTSMRQKKPVTILELSQRWSEKPSCVYGEKKDVYIPPELLGLIEDPSTESHNERADDELPEAQREGQILQIKPRQNPFSSVRSQRDDARLINGVKEADQIPAEETFLPAENYTLHHTTPNTDNTDTHIVTQCKPVPKKRLLLYSCNNSSLDTVMGGNGVKQVVTPAPRGILKHSISSCSSTDSLHLQISTNDDSSSSQSSASVSPFSPETPISPPLSPCSVHSVSGWLDRKQVRFSSVVGSIERVQGEHSVLEEDWGPLSEPDRSNTTDNGHHEVYGEPQHSQVSNFHGSTEVAGKAIGLRAEGQTDKVTVEEGRSFSKVFEWFGRGSRDGKLKESPVKNEMNEEEPKDHESPEAKSEDSVPPVLQPKTKPPPKTRRGLFSLFSRAEKKDKSPEVQASDQDEISQDKTESSEYKKSCTLRSEDDNLPPQTSVPTNSKTAEILQVKTDKQICEDPPQIETFDQGEISPGRLANLKSFWERGNKGPKILSIKREAEVEESEPSQLNENYHDAEERRLSDSSISPSKPNPNDPKPNPVDVQSTSCEISPILHRRTSSGVDISVISSLEDEKPSSLESNRLSEVSSSELQTLTVKMNAKLSPSSLLKHKDKSLGNELQEESIAMDISDLKKEIATFKMSLGQQEDKVSINDLKSFWEKEKGGLRVIVGSPTYTAYVKDPSPESSPKRSSIELSEPQFDIRSTSPSFPGRMSFKEAGLTQKEKMEQTEENQKSPSTVPLQDLQDIRGRVPYITQNISNFKQSISDEHSKLSPPSSPLRSLLAKGQHDEPQPTDIYHPKHQDQTRTPSPLLQSKVPRRDSYPNKETRKDPLGSPLRTFAIDINPANKSPCTLRVNPGQTRSCISPEHHRKTSDGGCDVRPIMPKERKLSADSLTRFYIPLSLHYYLGIPEQAVLDERKQVNVQAGETFEQVNQGRMSNESSPSQHSLLESEEITFDSSGSSTPEAWSVSHASSYWDSEDDSPVKAALERANARPISISKSLEDMASTPLQRWKTDPRSEVGLSMENVSAVTSNTKTSFSDPEQVKMMSMSVPAFMQQEVTGSVMSIYSSELGNVEVKGAIQFAIHYVQKLGEFHIFVVQCKDLAVADVKRNRSDPYVKCYLLPDKAKYGKKKTCVRKKTLDPTYNEILRFKIPVETLKTQKLNTSVWHNDTFGRNMFLGEVELDLAEWDFSNSQMNEYFLKGRIQVPTSPKHSVGSVEMGAEIKVALRFVLQTSHSHKNKRNGELQIWVKECKNLPITRGVAIDPFVKCAVLPDTSRKSRQKTRVLKRASNPVFNHTMVYDGFRQEDLKEACVELTVWDHYRLNNRFIGGIRLGPGTGKSYGTEVNWMDSNVAEAAQWERMMQSPDEWVEDILPLRMMVMARMSR; encoded by the exons ATGATTGACCTGAGTTATCTGACAGAGGAAGAGCAAGAGATGATCCTGGCAGTGCTGAAGAGAGATGCAGAGCTTAAGAAGTTGGAAGAACAGAGGGTCAA GCAGCTTCGTAAGACTGAGCGAGACAGAAGCAGGCTGAAGTACTTGACTGGGGAGTGGTTTTATGAGACAAAGaatcacagacacagagacaggaTCCATGGCTCCGACATCATCAGAACGTCCATGAGACAGAAGAAACCCGTGACGATAT TGGAACTTTCTCAAAGATGGTCTGAGAAACCCAGTTGTGTTTATGGTGAGAAGAAAGATGTGTACATCCCTCCAGAGCTTCTAGGCCTTATTGAGGATCCATCCACAGAATCACACAATGAGAG GGCGGATGATGAGTTGCCGGAAGCCCAGCGGGAAGGGCAGATACTTCAAATCAAG CCAAGGCAGAATCCATTCAGTAGTGTGCGATCGCAGAGAGATGATGCCAGACTTATCAATGGAGTGAAAGAGGCTGATCAGATACCTGCTGAGG AGACTTTCCTTCCAGCTGAGAACTATACACTCCATCACACTACTCCAAACACAGACAACACTGACACCCACATAGTCACACAATGCAAACCTGTGCCAAAAAAAAGATTACTGCTGTACTCCTGCAACAACTCTTCCCTGGACACTGTCATGGGTGGCAATGGAGTTAAACAAGTCGTGACCCCTGCTCCCAGAGGCATCCTGAAGCACAGCATCTCTAGCTGTAGCTCTACTGACTCCCTGCATCTCCAGATTTCTACCAATGATGACAGCAGCAGCAGTCAGTCTTCAGCTTCAGTCAGCCCCTTCAGTCCTGAAACTCCCATCAGCCCTCCTCTTTCCCCCTGCTCAGTGCACTCTGTGTCAGGGTGGTTAGATAGGAAACAGGTTCGCTTCTCCTCTGTTGTTGGGTCTATAGAGAGAGTGCAAGGAGAGCACAGTGTCCTGGAAGAAGACTGGGGTCCTCTGTCGGAACCAGATAGAAGCAATACCACAGACAACG GACATCATGAGGTTTATGGTGAGCCTCAGCACTCACAGGTGTCCAACTTCCATGGCTCTACTGAGGTAGCAGGTAAGGCCATTGGGTTACGTGCAGAGGGCCAGACTGATAAGGTTACAGTGGAAGAGGGTCGTTCATTTTCTAAGGTATTTGAATGGTTTGGGAGAGGCTCTCGAGATGGAAAGCTGAAGGAGTCGCCAGTTAAgaatgagatgaatgaagaggAACCAAAAGATCATGAAAGCCCAGAAGCCAAGTCAGAAGATTCAGTGCCTCCAGTTTTACAGCCAAAGACCAAGCCTCCACCAAAGACACGTAGGGggcttttttcattgttttcgAGAGCAGAGAAAAAAGATAAGAGTCCTGAAGTTCAAGCATCTGACCAAGATGAGATAAGTCAAGATAAAACAGAAAGTTCTGAATATAAAAAATCTTGTACTTTGAGGTCTGAAGATGATAATTTACCTCCACAGACCTCTGTTCCTACAAACAGCAAGACTGCAGAAATACTGCAggtaaaaacagacaaacaaatatgCGAAGATCCTCCTCAAATAGAGACGTTTGACCAAGGTGAAATATCACCAGGAAGACTAGCCAACCTGAAGTCATTCTGGGAAAGGGGGAACAAAGGACCTAAAATATTGAGCATCAAAAGAGAAGCCGAGGTAGAAGAAAGTGAGCCATCTCAGCTTAATGAGAATTATCATGATGCTGAGGAACGAAGGTTGTCAGATTCCAGCATCAGCCCATCCAAACCCAATCCAAATGATCCTAAGCCAAATCCAGTTGATGTACAATCTACATCATGTGAGATTTCTCCAATCTTACATAGAAGAACATCCAGTGGTGTTGATATATCAGTCATATCCTCACTTGAAGATGAGAAACCTTCTAGTTTGGAGAGCAATAGGCTCTCAGAAGTTTCAAGCAGTGAACTACAAACTCTCACAGTAAAAATGAATGCCAAATTGTCACCCAGTTCATTGCTAAAACACAAAGATAAATCTCTGGGCAATGAGCTACAGGAAGAGTCAATCGCCATGGACATATCAGACTTGAAGAAGGAAATCGCCACCTTCAAGATGTCCCTAGGTCAACAGGAGGATAAAGTTTCAATTAATGATCTCAAGTCATtttgggagaaagaaaaaggtGGCCTTAGAGTAATTGTTGGTTCACCAACATACACAGCTTATGTTAAAGATCCATCCCCAGAGTCATCTCCAAAACGTTCTTCAATAGAACTTTCTGAACCTCAGTTTGACATCAGGTCAACCAGCCCAAGTTTCCCAGGCAGAATGAGTTTCAAAGAGGCTGGACTGACACAAAAAGAGAAGATGGAACAGACCGAGGAAAACCAAAAAAGTCCAAGTACAGTGCCATTACAAGACCTTCAAGATATCAGAGGTAGGGTACCTTACATCACCCAGAATATTTCTAATTTCAAACAGTCCATTTCAGACGAACACTCAAAGCTAAGTCCACCATCATCTCCCCTCAGAAGTCTCCTTGCAAAAGGTCAACATGATGAGCCACAGCCCACTGACATTTACCACCCAAAACACCAAGATCAAACCAGAACTCCCAGTCCATTACTGCAGTCTAAAGTACCTCGTAGAGATTCATATCCAAACAAAGAAACCAGGAAGGATCCCTTAGGTTCTCCCTTAAGAACCTTTGCGATAGATATTAATCCCGCCAACAAGAGTCCATGCACTTTAAGGGTTAATCCAGGGCAAACCAGGTCTTGCATCTCTCCTGAACACCACAGGAAGACTTCAGATGGAGGCTGTGATGTAAGACCCATCATGCCCAAAGAACGAAAGTTGTCAGCGGACTCTCTGACCCGGTTTTATATTCCCCTGAGTTTACACTATTACCTGGGCATACCTGAGCAGGCAGTCTTAGATGAAAGAAAACAGGTTAATGTGCAGGCAGGTGAAACTTTTGAACAGGTGAACCAAGGCAGAATGAGCAATGAGAGCTCCCCTTCTCAACACTCCCTGCTTGAATCAGAGGAGATCACCTTTGACTCCTCTGGGAGCTCCACACCTGAAGCCTGGTCAGTCTCACACGCCAGTTCATACT GGGACAGTGAGGATGACAGCCCTGTCAAAGCTGCCCTTGAACGAGCCAATGCCAGACCCATCTCTATTTCCAAGAGTTTAGAGGACATGGCATCCACACCTTTAC AGAGATGGAAGACTGACCCAAGGAGTGAAGTTGGGCTGAGTATggaaaatg TATCTGCAGTCACTTCCAACACCAAAACATCCTTCTCCGACCCAGAACAGGTGAAGATGATGAGTATGTCAGTGCCTGCATTCATGCAACAAGAG GTCACTGGCAGTGTAATGAGCATCTACAGTAGTGAGTTGGGTAATGTGGAGGTCAAAGGCGCAATCCAGTTCGCCATTCACTACGTGCAAAAACTGGGAGAGTTCCACATCTTTGTTGTGCAATGCAAGGACCTCGCCGTGGCAGATGTAAAGAGGAACCGATCTGATCC GTATGTTAAATGTTACTTGTTACCTGACAAAGCAaaatatggaaagaaaaaaacatgcgtGAGGAAGAAGACTCTGGATccaacttacaatgaaatactaCGG TTCAAGATTCCAGTGGAGACACTGAAAACCCAGAAGCTGAACACCTCTGTGTGGCACAACGACACTTTTGGGCGTAACATGTTTCTTGGAGAGGTTGAGCTCGATTTGGCCGAATGGGATTTCAGTAACTCTCAGATGAATGAGTATTTCCTTAAAGGAAGG ATCCAGGTTCCCACCAGCCCAAAACATTCTGTCGGCAGCGTGGAAATGGGTGCAGAGATTAAAGTTGCTCTGCGTTTCGTCCTACAGACTTCTCACA GTCACAAGAACAAGAGGAACGGTGAGTTGCAAATATGGGTGAAAGAATGCAAGAATCTGCCTATAACCAGAGGTGTTGCCATTGACCCCTTTGTTAAATG CGCAGTCCTCCCAGATACCAGCCGGAAAAGCCGTCAGAAGACCAGAGTGTTGAAGAGGGCATCTAACCCAGTGTTTAACCACACAATGGTGTATGATGGTTTCAGGCAAGAGGACCTCAAAGAGGCCTGTGTGGAGCTTACTGTGTGGGATCACTATAGACTCAACAACCGCTTTATTGGGGGTATTAGGCTGGGTCCAGGAACAG GTAAAAGTTATGGCACTGAAGTGAACTGGATGGACTCTAATGTTGCTGAAGCAGCCCAGTGGGAGAGAATGATGCAGTCTCCAGATGAATGGGTGGAAGATATTTTACCTTTGAGAATGATGGTCATGGCAAGAATGTCTAGATAG
- the sytl2a gene encoding synaptotagmin-like protein 2 isoform X10: protein MENVSAVTSNTKTSFSDPEQVTGSVMSIYSSELGNVEVKGAIQFAIHYVQKLGEFHIFVVQCKDLAVADVKRNRSDPYVKCYLLPDKAKYGKKKTCVRKKTLDPTYNEILRFKIPVETLKTQKLNTSVWHNDTFGRNMFLGEVELDLAEWDFSNSQMNEYFLKGRIQVPTSPKHSVGSVEMGAEIKVALRFVLQTSHSHKNKRNGELQIWVKECKNLPITRGVAIDPFVKCAVLPDTSRKSRQKTRVLKRASNPVFNHTMVYDGFRQEDLKEACVELTVWDHYRLNNRFIGGIRLGPGTGKSYGTEVNWMDSNVAEAAQWERMMQSPDEWVEDILPLRMMVMARMSR from the exons ATggaaaatg TATCTGCAGTCACTTCCAACACCAAAACATCCTTCTCCGACCCAGAACAG GTCACTGGCAGTGTAATGAGCATCTACAGTAGTGAGTTGGGTAATGTGGAGGTCAAAGGCGCAATCCAGTTCGCCATTCACTACGTGCAAAAACTGGGAGAGTTCCACATCTTTGTTGTGCAATGCAAGGACCTCGCCGTGGCAGATGTAAAGAGGAACCGATCTGATCC GTATGTTAAATGTTACTTGTTACCTGACAAAGCAaaatatggaaagaaaaaaacatgcgtGAGGAAGAAGACTCTGGATccaacttacaatgaaatactaCGG TTCAAGATTCCAGTGGAGACACTGAAAACCCAGAAGCTGAACACCTCTGTGTGGCACAACGACACTTTTGGGCGTAACATGTTTCTTGGAGAGGTTGAGCTCGATTTGGCCGAATGGGATTTCAGTAACTCTCAGATGAATGAGTATTTCCTTAAAGGAAGG ATCCAGGTTCCCACCAGCCCAAAACATTCTGTCGGCAGCGTGGAAATGGGTGCAGAGATTAAAGTTGCTCTGCGTTTCGTCCTACAGACTTCTCACA GTCACAAGAACAAGAGGAACGGTGAGTTGCAAATATGGGTGAAAGAATGCAAGAATCTGCCTATAACCAGAGGTGTTGCCATTGACCCCTTTGTTAAATG CGCAGTCCTCCCAGATACCAGCCGGAAAAGCCGTCAGAAGACCAGAGTGTTGAAGAGGGCATCTAACCCAGTGTTTAACCACACAATGGTGTATGATGGTTTCAGGCAAGAGGACCTCAAAGAGGCCTGTGTGGAGCTTACTGTGTGGGATCACTATAGACTCAACAACCGCTTTATTGGGGGTATTAGGCTGGGTCCAGGAACAG GTAAAAGTTATGGCACTGAAGTGAACTGGATGGACTCTAATGTTGCTGAAGCAGCCCAGTGGGAGAGAATGATGCAGTCTCCAGATGAATGGGTGGAAGATATTTTACCTTTGAGAATGATGGTCATGGCAAGAATGTCTAGATAG
- the sytl2a gene encoding synaptotagmin-like protein 2 isoform X9, with protein MENVSAVTSNTKTSFSDPEQVKMMSMSVPAFMQQEMDFRNSDCASVSSFHYDRLRTCNTPSNFSTCSEVASMSSVTGSVMSIYSSELGNVEVKGAIQFAIHYVQKLGEFHIFVVQCKDLAVADVKRNRSDPYVKCYLLPDKAKYGKKKTCVRKKTLDPTYNEILRFKIPVETLKTQKLNTSVWHNDTFGRNMFLGEVELDLAEWDFSNSQMNEYFLKGRIQVPTSPKHSVGSVEMGAEIKVALRFVLQTSHSHKNKRNGELQIWVKECKNLPITRGVAIDPFVKCAVLPDTSRKSRQKTRVLKRASNPVFNHTMVYDGFRQEDLKEACVELTVWDHYRLNNRFIGGIRLGPGTGKSYGTEVNWMDSNVAEAAQWERMMQSPDEWVEDILPLRMMVMARMSR; from the exons ATggaaaatg TATCTGCAGTCACTTCCAACACCAAAACATCCTTCTCCGACCCAGAACAGGTGAAGATGATGAGTATGTCAGTGCCTGCATTCATGCAACAAGAG ATGGATTTCAGAAACAGTGATTGTGCATCAGTGAGCAGTTTCCACTATGACAGACTGAGAACATGCAACACTCCTTCTAATTTTAGCACTTGCTCTGAAGTGGCCTCCATGTCCTCT GTCACTGGCAGTGTAATGAGCATCTACAGTAGTGAGTTGGGTAATGTGGAGGTCAAAGGCGCAATCCAGTTCGCCATTCACTACGTGCAAAAACTGGGAGAGTTCCACATCTTTGTTGTGCAATGCAAGGACCTCGCCGTGGCAGATGTAAAGAGGAACCGATCTGATCC GTATGTTAAATGTTACTTGTTACCTGACAAAGCAaaatatggaaagaaaaaaacatgcgtGAGGAAGAAGACTCTGGATccaacttacaatgaaatactaCGG TTCAAGATTCCAGTGGAGACACTGAAAACCCAGAAGCTGAACACCTCTGTGTGGCACAACGACACTTTTGGGCGTAACATGTTTCTTGGAGAGGTTGAGCTCGATTTGGCCGAATGGGATTTCAGTAACTCTCAGATGAATGAGTATTTCCTTAAAGGAAGG ATCCAGGTTCCCACCAGCCCAAAACATTCTGTCGGCAGCGTGGAAATGGGTGCAGAGATTAAAGTTGCTCTGCGTTTCGTCCTACAGACTTCTCACA GTCACAAGAACAAGAGGAACGGTGAGTTGCAAATATGGGTGAAAGAATGCAAGAATCTGCCTATAACCAGAGGTGTTGCCATTGACCCCTTTGTTAAATG CGCAGTCCTCCCAGATACCAGCCGGAAAAGCCGTCAGAAGACCAGAGTGTTGAAGAGGGCATCTAACCCAGTGTTTAACCACACAATGGTGTATGATGGTTTCAGGCAAGAGGACCTCAAAGAGGCCTGTGTGGAGCTTACTGTGTGGGATCACTATAGACTCAACAACCGCTTTATTGGGGGTATTAGGCTGGGTCCAGGAACAG GTAAAAGTTATGGCACTGAAGTGAACTGGATGGACTCTAATGTTGCTGAAGCAGCCCAGTGGGAGAGAATGATGCAGTCTCCAGATGAATGGGTGGAAGATATTTTACCTTTGAGAATGATGGTCATGGCAAGAATGTCTAGATAG